A region of Saimiri boliviensis isolate mSaiBol1 chromosome 8, mSaiBol1.pri, whole genome shotgun sequence DNA encodes the following proteins:
- the OTUD1 gene encoding OTU domain-containing protein 1 — MQLYSSVCTHYPAGAPGPTAAAPAPPAAAAAAPFKVSLQPPGSAGAEPETGECQPAAAAEPREAAAVPAAKMPAFSSCFEVVSGAAAPPAAAAGPPGASCKPPLPPHYTSTAQITVRALGADRLLLHGPEPAPGAAASAAAPRGRCLLLAPAPAAPVPPRRGSSAWLLEELLRPDCPEPGLEAAREGPDRNFRLSEHCQALAAAKHRGLAPTPRSPDPGPGPWGEEHLAERGPRAWERGGDRCDAPSGNAARRPEPEAEVSPTRSGEAAPSGAVEPVVAPRSDPRDEKLALYLAEVEKQDKYLRQRNKYRFHIIPDGNCLYRAVSKTVYGDQSLHRELREQTVHYIADHLDHFSPLIEGDVGEFIIAAAQDGAWAGYPELLAMGQMLNVNIHLTTGGRLESPTVSTMIHYLGPEDSLRPSIWLSWLSNGHYDAVFDHSYPNPEYDNWCKQTQVQRKRDEELAKSMAISLSKMYIEQNACS, encoded by the coding sequence ATGCAGCTCTACAGCAGCGTCTGCACCCACTACCCCGCCGGGGCCCCGGGTCCCACGGCCGCCGCCCCCGCGCCgcccgcagccgccgccgccgcccccttCAAGGTCTCGCTGCAGCCCCCAGGAAGCGCCGGCGCCGAGCCCGAGACCGGTGAGTGCCAGCCCGCCGCGGCCGCAGAACCCCGGGAAGCCGCCGCCGTCCCCGCCGCCAAAATGCCCGCCTTCTCCTCCTGCTTCGAGGTGGTGTCCGGGGCCGCCGcgccccccgccgccgccgccggcccgCCCGGCGCGTCCTGCaagccgccgctgccgccgcacTACACGTCCACCGCGCAGATCACCGTGCGGGCCCTGGGCGCCGACAGGCTCCTGCTGCACGGGCCCGAGCCCGCTCCCGGCGCCGCTGCCTCCGCCGCCGCCCCGCGCGGCCGCTGCCTCCTCCTGGCCCCGGCGCCCGCAGCCCCCGTCCCGCCGCGACGCGGCTCCTCCGCCTGGCTCCTGGAGGAGCTGCTGCGGCCGGACTGCCCCGAGCCGGGCTTGGAGGCGGCCCGGGAGGGGCCCGATCGGAACTTCCGACTGAGCGAGCACTGCCAGGCCCTGGCCGCTGCCAAGCACCGAGGCCTCGCGCCGACCCCGCGGAGCCCCGACCCCGGCCCTGGTCCGTGGGGCGAGGAGCACCTGGCGGAGAGGGGCCCCCGGGCGTGGGAGAGGGGCGGCGACCGCTGCGACGCGCCCAGCGGGAACGCGGCTCGGAGGCCCGAGCCGGAGGCCGAGGTGTCTCCCACCCGGAGCGGCGAGGCTGCCCCGAGCGGCGCGGTGGAGCCGGTGGTTGCCCCCAGGTCGGATCCCAGAGACGAGAAGCTGGCCCTGTACCTGGCCGAGGTGGAGAAGCAGGACAAATACCTGCGGCAGAGGAATAAGTATCGATTCCACATCATTCCCGACGGCAACTGCCTCTACCGAGCTGTCAGCAAGACGGTGTACGGGGACCAGAGCCTGCACCGGGAGCTGAGGGAGCAGACTGTGCACTACATCGCCGACCATCTCGACCACTTCAGCCCCCTGATTGAGGGTGATGTGGGGGAGTTTATCATCGCTGCTGCCCAAGACGGGGCATGGGCTGGGTACCCCGAGTTGCTGGCCATGGGGCAGATGCTGAATGTGAATATCCACTTAACTACTGGAGGGAGGCTGGAGAGCCCCACGGTGTCTACCATGATTCATTATTTAGGCCCAGAGGATTCCCTGAGGCCCAGTATTTGGCTCAGTTGGCTCAGTAACGGACACTATGATGCTGTCTTTGATCACTCCTATCCTAACCCAGAGTACGACAACTGGTGCAAACAAACTCAAGTGCAGAGGAAGCGCGATGAAGAACTTGCCAAATCTATGGCCATATCCTTGTCTAAAATGTATATTGAACAAAATGCATGCTCTTGA